In a single window of the Thermus amyloliquefaciens genome:
- a CDS encoding 3-isopropylmalate dehydratase large subunit, with protein MGMTLAEKILSRKAGREVRAGELLVVEVDQVMVVDSIAGSFFKRLEYLNATPRYPERVSIVIDHVAPAANLEVAKAQKEIREWGHKHGIRVFDVGRGVCHQVLVEEGLAQPGWVVVGSDSHSTTYGAVGAFGTGMGATDIALAAASGRTWLRVPESVKVVFRGRPPKGVTAKDAALEMVRLLTAEGATYMAVEIHLVDGAETLSRGERMTLANLTVEAGAKAGLVVPSGEILELYRVPDWLYPDPDARYVREVEIDLSTLTPRVSVPFYVDNVQEVAAVRGKRVDQVFIGTCTNGRIEDLRAAAEVLRGRRVAPGVRLLVIPASSQVLEEAARDGTLLTLLEAGATLGTPGCGPCMGRHMGVLAPGEVCVSTSNRNFRGRMGAPDAEIYLASPRVAAASAVAGYIATPEDLLPLEEAHA; from the coding sequence ATGGGCATGACCTTGGCGGAAAAGATCCTTTCCAGGAAGGCGGGAAGAGAGGTGAGGGCCGGGGAGCTTTTGGTGGTGGAGGTGGACCAGGTGATGGTGGTGGACTCCATCGCCGGGAGTTTCTTCAAGCGGCTGGAGTACCTGAACGCCACCCCCCGCTACCCGGAACGGGTTTCCATCGTCATCGACCACGTGGCCCCGGCGGCGAACCTCGAGGTGGCCAAGGCCCAGAAGGAGATCCGCGAGTGGGGGCATAAGCACGGCATCCGCGTCTTTGACGTGGGCCGGGGGGTCTGCCACCAGGTGCTCGTGGAGGAGGGCCTGGCCCAGCCGGGATGGGTGGTGGTGGGTTCGGACTCCCACTCCACCACCTACGGGGCCGTGGGGGCCTTCGGCACGGGCATGGGGGCCACGGACATCGCCTTGGCCGCCGCCAGCGGGCGCACCTGGCTCCGGGTGCCGGAAAGCGTCAAGGTGGTCTTCCGGGGGAGGCCTCCTAAAGGGGTCACCGCCAAGGACGCCGCCTTGGAGATGGTGCGCCTCCTCACCGCGGAAGGGGCCACCTACATGGCGGTGGAGATCCACCTGGTGGACGGGGCGGAAACCTTGAGCCGGGGCGAGCGCATGACCCTCGCCAACCTCACGGTGGAGGCGGGGGCCAAGGCGGGGCTGGTGGTGCCCTCGGGGGAGATCCTGGAGCTTTACCGGGTGCCCGATTGGCTCTACCCCGACCCCGATGCCCGGTACGTGCGGGAGGTGGAGATTGACCTTTCCACCCTCACCCCCCGGGTCTCCGTCCCCTTCTATGTGGACAACGTGCAGGAGGTGGCCGCCGTGCGGGGCAAGCGGGTGGACCAGGTCTTCATCGGCACCTGCACCAACGGGCGCATAGAGGACCTAAGGGCCGCCGCCGAGGTGCTAAGGGGGCGGAGGGTGGCCCCGGGGGTGCGCCTTCTGGTGATCCCCGCCAGCTCCCAAGTCCTGGAGGAGGCCGCCCGGGACGGCACCCTCCTCACCCTCTTGGAGGCGGGGGCCACCCTCGGCACCCCCGGGTGCGGCCCCTGCATGGGGCGGCACATGGGGGTCCTGGCCCCGGGGGAGGTGTGCGTGTCCACCAGCAACCGCAACTTCCGGGGGCGGATGGGGGCGCCCGACGCCGAGATCTACCTGGCAAGCCCTCGGGTGGCGGCGGCCAGCGCCGTGGCCGGGTATATCGCCACCCCCGAGGACCTTCTCCCTTTGGAGGAAGCCCATGCCTAG
- the lysS gene encoding homocitrate synthase, whose translation MREWKIIDSTLREGEQFERANFSTEDKIAIAKALDEFGVEYIEVTTPMASPQSRKDAEVLASLGLRAKVVTHIQTRMEAAKVAVETGVQGIDLLFGTSKYLRAAHGRDIPRIIEEAREVISYIREAAPHVEVRFSAEDTFRSDEHDLLEIYGAIAPYVDRVGLADTVGIATPRQVYALVREVRRVVGPSVDIEFHGHNDTGCAIANAFEAIEAGATHVDTTILGIGERNGITPLGGFLARMFTLQPEYVRGKYKLEMLPELDRMVAKMVGVEIPFNNYITGETAFSHKAGMHLKAIYINPESYEPYPPEVFGVKRKLIIASKLTGRHAIKARAEELGLHYGEEELARITQHIKALADKGQLTLEELDRILREWITA comes from the coding sequence ATGCGGGAATGGAAGATTATTGATTCCACCTTACGGGAAGGCGAGCAGTTTGAACGGGCCAACTTTTCCACGGAGGACAAGATCGCCATCGCCAAGGCCCTGGATGAGTTCGGCGTGGAGTACATCGAGGTGACCACCCCCATGGCCTCCCCCCAGTCCCGGAAGGACGCGGAGGTCCTGGCCTCCTTGGGGCTCAGGGCCAAGGTGGTGACCCACATCCAAACCCGGATGGAGGCCGCCAAGGTGGCGGTGGAAACGGGGGTCCAGGGCATTGACCTCCTCTTTGGCACCAGCAAGTACCTGCGGGCGGCCCACGGGCGGGACATCCCCCGCATCATTGAGGAGGCCAGGGAGGTCATTAGCTACATCCGGGAGGCGGCCCCCCACGTGGAGGTGCGCTTCTCCGCCGAGGACACCTTCCGTTCCGACGAGCACGATCTCCTGGAGATCTACGGGGCCATCGCCCCCTATGTGGACCGGGTGGGCCTGGCGGACACCGTGGGCATCGCCACCCCCAGGCAGGTCTATGCCCTGGTGCGGGAGGTGCGGCGGGTGGTGGGCCCCAGCGTGGACATAGAGTTCCACGGGCACAACGACACCGGCTGCGCCATCGCCAACGCCTTTGAGGCCATTGAGGCGGGGGCCACCCACGTGGACACCACCATCCTGGGGATCGGGGAGCGGAACGGGATCACCCCCTTGGGGGGCTTCCTGGCCCGCATGTTCACCCTGCAACCCGAGTACGTGCGCGGGAAGTACAAGCTGGAGATGCTTCCCGAGCTGGACCGCATGGTGGCCAAGATGGTGGGGGTTGAGATCCCCTTCAACAACTACATCACCGGGGAAACCGCCTTCAGCCACAAGGCGGGGATGCACCTCAAGGCCATCTACATCAACCCCGAGTCCTACGAGCCTTATCCGCCTGAGGTCTTTGGGGTGAAGCGCAAGCTCATCATCGCCTCCAAGCTCACGGGCCGGCACGCCATCAAGGCGCGGGCGGAGGAGCTGGGCCTGCACTACGGGGAGGAGGAATTGGCCCGCATCACCCAGCACATCAAGGCCCTGGCGGATAAGGGGCAGCTGACCCTGGAGGAGCTGGACCGGATCCTGAGGGAGTGGATCACGGCATGA
- a CDS encoding [LysW]-aminoadipate kinase: MIVVKVGGAEGIDYRAVAKDAAALWKEGVRLLLVHGGSALTNQVAEALGHPPRFLTHPGGQVSRLTDRKTLDIFLMVYCGLTNKRLVELLQQEGANAVGLSGVDGRLLEGRRKTAVKYVEDGKVKIHRGDYTGTVERVNRALLDLLLEAGYLPVITPPAISHEGEAINTDGDQVAALLATAYGAEALVYLSNVPGLLANYPDEASLVREIPVEQVESPEYLALAQGRMKRKVMGAVEAVRGGVKRVIFADARVENPIRRALAGEGTVVR, translated from the coding sequence GTGATCGTGGTCAAGGTGGGTGGTGCCGAGGGCATTGATTACCGGGCGGTGGCCAAGGACGCCGCCGCGTTGTGGAAGGAGGGGGTGAGGCTCCTTTTGGTCCACGGGGGAAGCGCCCTCACCAACCAGGTGGCGGAGGCCTTGGGGCACCCGCCCCGCTTCCTCACCCATCCCGGGGGGCAGGTGAGCCGCCTCACCGATAGGAAGACCCTGGACATCTTCCTCATGGTCTACTGCGGCCTCACCAACAAGCGCCTGGTGGAGCTCCTCCAGCAGGAAGGGGCCAACGCCGTGGGGCTTTCCGGGGTGGACGGGAGGCTTCTGGAAGGGCGCAGGAAGACCGCGGTGAAGTACGTGGAGGACGGCAAGGTGAAGATCCACCGCGGGGACTACACGGGCACGGTGGAGCGGGTGAACCGGGCCCTTTTGGACCTCCTCCTCGAGGCGGGCTATTTGCCCGTGATCACCCCCCCGGCCATCAGCCACGAGGGGGAGGCCATCAACACCGACGGGGACCAGGTGGCGGCCCTCCTCGCCACCGCCTATGGGGCCGAGGCCTTGGTCTACCTCTCCAACGTCCCGGGGCTTTTGGCGAACTACCCCGACGAGGCCAGCCTGGTGCGGGAGATCCCCGTGGAACAGGTGGAAAGCCCCGAGTACCTGGCCCTGGCCCAGGGGCGGATGAAGCGCAAGGTGATGGGGGCGGTGGAGGCGGTGAGGGGGGGAGTGAAGCGGGTGATCTTCGCCGATGCCCGGGTGGAAAACCCCATAAGGCGGGCCCTGGCCGGGGAGGGCACCGTGGTACGCTAG
- the lysX gene encoding lysine biosynthesis protein LysX, protein MLAILYDRIRPDERMLFERAEALGIPHKKVYVPALRMVLGERPKELEGVTVALERCVSQTRGLAVARYLTALGIPVVNRPEVMETCGDKWATSVALERAGLPQPRTALLTEAEEALRLMEEWGYPVVLKPVIGSWGRLLAKVTDREAAEAILEHKEVLGGFQHQLLYLQEYVRKPGRDIRVFVVGDRAIAAIYRRSQHWITNTARGGQAENCPVTPELAELSVRAAQAVGGGVVAIDLFESERGLLVNEVNHTMEFKNSVHTTGVDIPGEILRYAWEVVRG, encoded by the coding sequence ATGCTGGCCATCCTGTACGACCGCATCCGCCCCGACGAGAGGATGCTCTTTGAGCGGGCTGAGGCCCTGGGCATCCCCCACAAGAAGGTCTACGTCCCCGCCTTGCGCATGGTCCTGGGGGAAAGGCCCAAGGAGCTGGAGGGGGTCACGGTGGCCCTGGAGCGGTGCGTGAGCCAGACCCGGGGCCTGGCCGTGGCCCGTTACCTCACCGCCTTGGGCATCCCCGTGGTGAACCGGCCGGAGGTCATGGAGACCTGCGGGGACAAGTGGGCCACCAGCGTGGCCCTGGAACGGGCGGGGCTTCCCCAGCCCAGGACCGCCCTCCTCACCGAGGCCGAGGAGGCCCTAAGGCTCATGGAGGAATGGGGCTATCCCGTGGTGCTGAAGCCGGTGATCGGGAGCTGGGGCCGCCTCCTCGCCAAGGTCACCGACCGGGAGGCGGCGGAGGCCATCTTGGAGCACAAGGAAGTTCTGGGGGGCTTCCAGCACCAGCTTTTGTACCTCCAGGAGTACGTGCGCAAGCCGGGGCGGGACATAAGGGTCTTCGTGGTGGGGGATCGGGCCATCGCCGCCATCTACCGCCGTAGCCAGCACTGGATCACCAACACCGCCCGGGGCGGGCAGGCGGAAAACTGCCCCGTAACCCCGGAGCTCGCGGAGCTTTCGGTGCGGGCGGCCCAGGCGGTGGGGGGCGGGGTGGTGGCCATTGACCTCTTTGAGTCGGAGCGGGGCCTTTTGGTGAACGAGGTGAACCACACCATGGAGTTCAAGAACTCGGTGCACACCACCGGGGTGGACATCCCCGGGGAGATCCTGCGCTACGCCTGGGAGGTGGTCCGTGGATAG
- a CDS encoding homoaconitate hydratase (catalyzes the formation of homoisocitrate from cis-homoaconitate) has protein sequence MPRVWKFGDQINTDDILPGKYAPFMVGEDRFHTFAFAHLRPGFAQEVRPGDILVFGRNAGLGSSREYAPEALKRLGVRAVIAKSYARIFFRNLVNLGIVPFESEEVVDALEDGDEVELDLETGVLVRGGERFALRPPPPFLLEALREGSLLDYYKKHGRFPGE, from the coding sequence ATGCCTAGGGTTTGGAAGTTTGGCGACCAGATCAACACCGACGACATCCTTCCCGGCAAGTACGCCCCCTTCATGGTGGGCGAGGACCGCTTCCACACCTTCGCCTTCGCCCACCTGCGGCCTGGGTTCGCCCAGGAGGTGAGGCCCGGGGACATCCTGGTTTTCGGAAGGAACGCCGGGCTTGGCAGTAGCCGGGAGTATGCCCCAGAGGCCCTGAAGCGCCTCGGCGTCCGGGCGGTGATCGCCAAGAGCTACGCCCGCATCTTCTTCCGCAACCTGGTGAACCTGGGGATCGTTCCCTTTGAGTCGGAGGAGGTGGTGGATGCGCTAGAGGACGGGGATGAGGTGGAGCTGGATCTGGAAACGGGGGTGCTGGTGCGGGGAGGGGAACGCTTCGCCCTTCGTCCCCCGCCGCCTTTTTTGCTGGAGGCCCTGAGGGAAGGGTCGCTCTTGGACTACTACAAGAAGCACGGCCGCTTCCCGGGGGAGTAG
- the lysW gene encoding lysine biosynthesis protein LysW: MVATCPECGAELTLENPELGELIVCEDCGAELEVVGLDPLRLEPAPEEAEDWGE; encoded by the coding sequence ATGGTAGCCACTTGCCCTGAGTGCGGTGCGGAACTTACCTTGGAAAACCCCGAGCTTGGCGAGCTGATCGTCTGCGAGGACTGCGGCGCGGAGTTGGAGGTGGTGGGGCTAGACCCCTTGCGCCTGGAGCCCGCCCCGGAGGAGGCCGAGGACTGGGGGGAGTGA
- the argC gene encoding N-acetyl-gamma-glutamyl-phosphate reductase, producing the protein MDRKTLSIVGASGYAGGEFLRLALAHPHLEVKQVTSRRFAGEPVHFVHPNLRGRTHLKFIPPERLEPADILVLALPHGVLAREFERYAALAPVLIDLSADFRLKDPGLYRKYYGEHPRPELLGRFVYALPELYRRELREADWMAGAGCNATATILGLYPLLRGGVLRPGPIFVTLLISTSAGGAEPGPASHHPERAGSLRVYKPTGHRHTAEVVENLPGKPEVHLTAIATDRVRGILMTAQAFLQDGWSERDVWQAYREAYGEEPFIRIVKQKKGIHRYPDPRFVQGTNYADIGFELDEDTGRLVVMVAIDNLVKGTAGHALQALNIRMGWSETLGLDFPGLHP; encoded by the coding sequence GTGGATAGGAAGACCCTTTCCATCGTGGGGGCCTCGGGGTACGCGGGGGGGGAGTTTTTGCGCCTGGCCCTGGCCCACCCCCACCTCGAGGTGAAGCAGGTGACCTCCAGGCGCTTCGCCGGGGAGCCGGTGCACTTCGTCCACCCCAACCTCAGGGGGAGAACGCACCTGAAGTTCATCCCCCCGGAGCGGTTGGAGCCCGCGGACATCCTGGTCCTGGCCCTGCCCCACGGGGTCTTGGCCCGGGAGTTTGAGCGCTACGCCGCCCTGGCCCCCGTTCTCATTGACCTTTCCGCGGACTTCCGCCTCAAGGACCCCGGGCTTTACCGCAAGTACTACGGGGAGCACCCCCGGCCCGAGCTTCTGGGCCGCTTCGTCTATGCCCTGCCCGAGCTCTACCGGAGGGAGCTTAGGGAGGCGGACTGGATGGCGGGGGCGGGGTGCAACGCCACCGCCACCATCCTGGGCCTCTACCCCCTCCTTAGGGGCGGGGTTTTGCGCCCGGGGCCCATCTTCGTCACCCTCCTCATCTCCACCTCGGCGGGTGGAGCCGAGCCGGGGCCGGCCAGCCACCACCCCGAGCGGGCGGGCTCCTTGAGGGTCTACAAGCCCACGGGCCACCGCCACACCGCCGAGGTGGTGGAGAACCTCCCGGGGAAGCCCGAGGTCCACCTCACCGCCATCGCCACCGACCGGGTTCGGGGCATCCTCATGACCGCCCAGGCCTTCCTGCAGGACGGCTGGAGCGAGCGGGACGTGTGGCAGGCCTACCGGGAGGCCTATGGGGAGGAGCCTTTCATTCGCATCGTCAAGCAGAAAAAGGGCATCCACCGCTACCCGGACCCCCGCTTCGTCCAGGGCACCAACTACGCGGACATCGGCTTTGAGCTGGATGAGGACACCGGGCGCCTGGTGGTCATGGTGGCCATCGACAACCTGGTGAAGGGCACCGCGGGCCACGCCCTCCAGGCCCTCAACATCCGCATGGGCTGGTCTGAGACCCTGGGGCTGGACTTCCCCGGGCTTCATCCTTAG
- a CDS encoding type II toxin-antitoxin system HicB family antitoxin, with amino-acid sequence MPASYTEGRTHTALVYDPETPGTWIAEFPAILEAHSFGRTLEEALAHAKEALELALAYLKETGRPLPPDVRTVQVGIEAYTRGGCQKASAPGV; translated from the coding sequence ATGCCCGCCTCCTATACTGAGGGTAGGACCCACACGGCTCTCGTCTATGACCCTGAAACCCCGGGAACCTGGATCGCCGAGTTCCCTGCCATCCTCGAGGCCCACTCCTTTGGCCGAACCCTCGAGGAAGCCTTGGCCCACGCCAAAGAAGCCTTGGAGTTGGCGCTGGCCTACCTGAAGGAAACAGGCCGCCCTCTTCCCCCAGATGTCCGCACGGTGCAGGTGGGGATAGAAGCCTATACCCGAGGAGGTTGCCAGAAAGCCTCAGCGCCTGGGGTTTGA
- a CDS encoding type II toxin-antitoxin system HicA family toxin, translated as MAKGGHRLYTHPDGRIVVMPFHREGLPKGTIPRQAGLTEGEFRDL; from the coding sequence ATGGCCAAAGGGGGGCATCGGCTTTACACCCACCCCGATGGCCGGATCGTGGTGATGCCCTTCCATAGGGAAGGGCTTCCCAAGGGCACCATCCCGAGGCAAGCCGGCCTCACCGAGGGGGAGTTCCGGGACCTTTAG
- a CDS encoding paraquat-inducible protein A — protein sequence MEDLEITCPVCGEASLVLAEDLETLEVGDVLECEACGAFLEVVSLDPLEVEVTEEGLEGFFVDCPRCGYTLEVSEEDQGQEVECPECGFRFVPDWSEVEEDEEW from the coding sequence ATGGAGGACCTGGAGATCACCTGCCCGGTGTGCGGCGAGGCCAGCCTGGTGCTGGCCGAGGACCTGGAGACCCTCGAGGTGGGGGACGTTCTGGAGTGCGAGGCCTGCGGGGCCTTCCTGGAGGTGGTCTCCCTGGACCCCCTGGAGGTGGAGGTGACGGAGGAGGGCTTGGAGGGCTTCTTCGTGGACTGCCCCCGTTGCGGCTACACCCTGGAGGTGTCCGAGGAGGACCAAGGCCAAGAGGTGGAGTGCCCGGAGTGCGGCTTCCGGTTTGTCCCTGACTGGAGCGAGGTTGAGGAGGACGAGGAATGGTAG